Sequence from the Rutidosis leptorrhynchoides isolate AG116_Rl617_1_P2 chromosome 3, CSIRO_AGI_Rlap_v1, whole genome shotgun sequence genome:
TTGTACTTCAGATTTCCAGACTAATTTCTAAGctcataatttataatttatttactACTCCGTAACTTCTACTTTTTAAAAtttcaaaataaatataaataaatagcaATCTCATTCGCTTCTGATATACTCCGTAGTGGCTCTGTTGACTGTTGAGGATGTATCGAGAAGGAGATCCTGATGTTAACAAAGTAAAAAAAATTACATTCCATACATAAATGCTACTACCATACCAATAAGTTACATACAATTTCCGATACTGCTgttagaaaaagaaaagaaatagatATACTATACTATACATATAGATAATGTTAAGATATGCGAGTATTTAACACAGTGTAACAAAATAATAGGCAATCGTTTTGCATTATATATGCCACTTTTAGCCTACTAGACTATTAAAGTAAAAAGTTGGTTTTACCAATTTACTATGCCAATCAATTTTGAGCAGAAGCAGTAGGGTTGCCATTAGGAAACACTGCTATACTGGAGCTATCACCACCACCATATACATTAGGTTGTTTTTCGCTAGCATGCTGAACAAATTCCTCAGGTGACATGTGGGACCCATGGCAAGCACAAACAATCTGAATTTGGGTCCCGGTGTATTTATAAGTAACGCCTGATATAGTTTTCCCATTAGGCCCAGGACCCGTTGTGGAAACCCATGGTAAATTTGGAGACGATCCACTTCCACCAAATTTTAGTTCTGCAGCTATACCAGGCTTTATAGCTGGATATTCGGGAGTAAAGGCTTCTTCTTTTGAATGGTCAATTCCATTTGTACCCTTCGAGCCCCCTTCTGTATCTGTAGATGACACTTCTTTCGCGTGTATACTGTCGCCCTTTGCTCGCTCATATGAGTTGCGCACATTTGCTGGAGTCGCAGCTACAATAATTTGGAAAAAGTAGCAGAAAAAACATTAAAACAAAGTTAAGAAGGAATAAGACAAGTATTAACGTTCATTTCATCATTTAGATAAATGCAGAGTTTTTTAATTGACAAATTCCTTCTGTCATCCCATCAAGCCAAACGTTACGTGTTTTAATAACAAGACCCTAAGATTTACCTGCCTCTACGGCCCGCAACTGGGCAGAAGAGTAAGCAAACATCAACGGCACGTTTGCAGGAATCACAGGCTGCTAGTTTCTCGACCTATTGTTACTTCCAGAAGCCATGACTTGATTGTTTTGAGTGACAGGGATAGAGTTTGACTCATTGACTGACAAAGAGTAAGGCATATTCAAGATATTTGCTGGTTGTCCCGAAAACAGGACACCGTGTGACACATGCCCAACGTTATATTCTTTGCCAGACGAAATAGTAAATTTCCCGTGACCTTGCAAGTCAAGACCACTCGGTTCTGAAACTCTAACTTCATTACAGCCTTCAGATAAACCAACACTCGCGGTAACACTTTTCGGTGGATCATCACGGTGGTGAGCAAGCTTTGAGGTCGACCCCTCGGCTTCAGAATCTGCCACATCCTCGTTTTCGGCCGTTGAACCTTCATCAGTGGTAATGGAAACGTGTGGTGTCCTTGTTGCCTTGACATGTAAACCAGCAAGATAAACGTCTCTATCATGTCGTTTCTGATTGTTCATTTCGTCAAACAC
This genomic interval carries:
- the LOC139901970 gene encoding ninja-family protein mc410-like, encoding MEGDNRLDLSLSLPCGGPSSDVKCKTSGGSEVRVEEADRGSKLINDFKNFLDGSNHKEETIVGSQRSSQSKPDENIFYDLSSGPANVDNAGLWTNKEGVSKRKNVFDEMNNQKRHDRDVYLAGLHVKATRTPHVSITTDEGSTAENEDVADSEAEGSTSKLAHHRDDPPKSVTASVGLSEGCNEVRVSEPSGLDLQGHGKFTISSGKEYNVGHVSHGVLFSGQPANILNMPYSLSVNESNSIPVTQNNQVMASGSNNRSRTATPANVRNSYERAKGDSIHAKEVSSTDTEGGSKGTNGIDHSKEEAFTPEYPAIKPGIAAELKFGGSGSSPNLPWVSTTGPGPNGKTISGVTYKYTGTQIQIVCACHGSHMSPEEFVQHASEKQPNVYGGGDSSSIAVFPNGNPTASAQN